A genomic stretch from Actinomycetota bacterium includes:
- a CDS encoding nucleotidyltransferase domain-containing protein, with protein MAKASTQTLNIVNTFLEEVAKEISIKRVIMFGSQVSGKANKWSDIDLAIISDDFKDMSNFERLVFLGKIAWRAKTTAIEALGFTEEEYQHVSPLDFLSEIKSKGKVIYGK; from the coding sequence ATGGCTAAAGCAAGCACTCAAACTTTAAATATAGTGAACACGTTCCTTGAAGAAGTTGCAAAGGAAATTTCAATTAAGCGCGTGATCATGTTTGGCTCTCAAGTAAGTGGCAAAGCAAATAAGTGGAGCGATATCGACTTGGCTATAATCTCGGATGATTTCAAAGATATGAGTAACTTTGAAAGGTTAGTTTTTCTGGGCAAAATTGCCTGGCGAGCAAAGACTACAGCCATTGAAGCGCTCGGCTTCACCGAAGAGGAGTATCAACACGTATCCCCATTAGATTTTCTCTCCGAAATAAAAAGCAAAGGCAAAGTTATTTACGGAAAATAA
- a CDS encoding type II toxin-antitoxin system HicB family antitoxin has protein sequence MYCPALRGCHSQGETFEEAKANITEAIQCYIESLKRDNEPIPEDVDEIISVIKISVAA, from the coding sequence ATATACTGTCCTGCTTTACGTGGCTGCCACTCTCAAGGGGAAACTTTCGAAGAGGCAAAGGCAAATATCACTGAGGCAATTCAGTGTTACATAGAAAGCTTGAAAAGAGATAACGAGCCAATTCCTGAAGATGTTGATGAAATTATTAGCGTCATTAAGATTTCGGTGGCTGCTTGA